One region of Myxococcales bacterium genomic DNA includes:
- the flhA gene encoding EscV/YscV/HrcV family type III secretion system export apparatus protein (membrane protein involved in the flagellar export apparatus), with product MAENIIGNSVFGRKMDLLLPIGMVCIVIVMVIPIPKFLMDILLTLSIFLGLLILLVSLFTERPLDFSAFPTVLLISTLFRLSLNVATTRLILLHGNEGTDAAGKVIQAFGQFVVGGNYVVGVIVFVVLIIINFVVITKGATRIAEVTARFTLDAMPGKQMSIDADLNSGLIDEQGARERRRQIEQQADFYGAMDGAAKFVRGDAIAGIIIVIVNIIGGFIIGVAQMGMDAATAAQNYTLLTVGDGLVTQIPALIVSTGAGIIVTRASGSADLAGDIGGQLIGRAKVLFIASGI from the coding sequence ATGGCTGAAAACATCATCGGCAATAGTGTCTTCGGGAGAAAAATGGATCTCCTTCTTCCCATCGGGATGGTGTGCATTGTCATCGTGATGGTCATTCCGATCCCGAAATTCCTGATGGACATTTTGCTGACCCTCAGCATTTTCCTCGGGTTGTTGATCCTGCTGGTGAGTTTGTTCACCGAGCGGCCGCTCGATTTTTCCGCCTTTCCGACGGTCCTGTTGATTTCGACCCTGTTCCGCTTGTCGCTGAACGTGGCCACGACCCGCCTCATTCTGCTGCACGGCAACGAGGGCACGGACGCCGCCGGCAAGGTCATTCAAGCCTTCGGCCAGTTCGTGGTCGGGGGCAATTACGTCGTCGGCGTCATCGTGTTCGTCGTGTTGATCATCATCAACTTCGTGGTCATCACCAAGGGCGCGACGCGTATCGCCGAGGTGACGGCCCGGTTCACCTTGGACGCCATGCCCGGCAAGCAGATGTCGATCGACGCCGACCTGAACAGCGGTTTGATCGACGAGCAGGGAGCCCGCGAACGGCGACGGCAAATCGAACAGCAAGCCGACTTCTACGGCGCGATGGACGGCGCGGCCAAATTCGTCCGCGGCGACGCGATCGCCGGCATCATCATCGTGATCGTCAATATCATCGGCGGCTTCATCATCGGCGTCGCCCAAATGGGGATGGACGCGGCGACCGCCGCGCAGAACTACACCCTGCTGACCGTCGGCGACGGCCTGGTCACCCAGATCCCGGCCCTGATTGTCTCCACCGGCGCCGGCATCATCGTCACCCGGGCCAGCGGCAGCGCCGACCTGGCGGGCGACATCGGCGGGCAGTTGATCGGCCGGGCCAAGGTCCTGTTCATCGCCTCGGGCATC
- the flhB gene encoding flagellar biosynthesis protein FlhB, with product MAEGSDQEKTEPATGRKRDKARDEGQVAQTQELPSALVLAASLLVFSAGAGWLWEHFQDLFRLPFTWIGQMELTGASFKQMAVILGIKLVVVIAPVLGTVVLAGVGASVAQTGILIAKEAMTPKIERLDPLQGFKRFVSIRSLVDLVKNIAKIFVLGYVVYSTLRAHGGEILNLMNQPGPQVFALLMALIFKLFLRASIVLVVLAVLDYAFQRYEWERQLKMTKQEVIDEMKQSEGDPKIKARIRAMQREVAMRRMMQQVPKADVVITNPTHVAVALRYESPKYPAPRVVAKGKGFVAQRIRETARSHGVPVLERPELARLLYATVKLDRMIPEQLYQAVAEILAYVYALKGRRSAANDG from the coding sequence ATGGCGGAAGGCAGCGACCAGGAAAAAACAGAACCCGCAACCGGCCGGAAGCGGGACAAGGCGCGGGACGAGGGCCAGGTGGCGCAGACGCAGGAATTGCCGAGCGCGCTGGTGTTGGCCGCGTCGCTGCTCGTCTTTTCCGCCGGCGCCGGTTGGTTGTGGGAGCATTTTCAGGATTTGTTCCGGTTGCCGTTCACCTGGATCGGCCAGATGGAACTGACGGGGGCCTCGTTCAAGCAAATGGCTGTCATCCTCGGCATCAAGCTGGTGGTCGTGATTGCGCCGGTGCTGGGCACCGTGGTGCTGGCCGGGGTGGGCGCCAGCGTGGCGCAAACGGGCATTTTGATCGCCAAGGAGGCCATGACGCCGAAAATCGAACGGCTGGATCCGTTGCAGGGGTTCAAGCGTTTCGTTTCCATTCGCAGTCTGGTGGACCTGGTGAAAAACATCGCCAAGATTTTTGTCCTGGGTTACGTGGTTTACAGCACGCTCCGGGCGCATGGCGGCGAGATCCTGAATTTGATGAACCAGCCCGGGCCGCAGGTATTTGCCCTGTTGATGGCACTGATTTTCAAGCTCTTCCTGCGGGCCTCGATCGTCCTGGTGGTCTTGGCGGTGCTGGATTACGCGTTTCAACGTTACGAATGGGAGCGCCAACTGAAAATGACCAAACAGGAAGTCATTGATGAAATGAAACAATCGGAAGGCGATCCCAAAATCAAGGCGCGGATCCGTGCGATGCAGCGCGAGGTCGCGATGCGCCGCATGATGCAGCAGGTGCCGAAGGCCGACGTGGTGATCACCAACCCGACGCACGTCGCCGTCGCGCTGCGCTACGAATCCCCCAAGTATCCGGCGCCTCGCGTGGTGGCCAAGGGCAAGGGCTTCGTGGCGCAACGCATCCGCGAAACCGCCCGGAGCCACGGCGTTCCGGTGCTCGAGCGGCCGGAATTGGCGCGGCTGCTGTACGCGACGGTGAAATTGGACCGGATGATCCCCGAGCAACTCTATCAGGCGGTGGCCGAGATTCTGGCCTACGTCTACGCCCTGAAGGGACGACGGAGCGCGGCGAACGATGGCTGA
- a CDS encoding flagellar biosynthetic protein FliR, with product MPLVTLPLPLIELFALVYLRLMGFILTAPVFSSTEIPTKIQAGLGFGLALILTMAVSQDPQSLPELGLSFFFALVREFLLGIISGFLISWVVEGVVIGMQMVGFQMGFSIVNTIDPTTGSSISILASFQVRLALLVFLVGGMYRHFLEAVAASYRIVPIGAAVFSPGQGQSIIDTVGLALRISIVLAATPIVSLMLVKIGLGILARTVPQMNVFVVGFPLTIGAGLLATAVVIPQFIIGVDHLFGQSLDRMILFWRSAAP from the coding sequence ATGCCGCTGGTGACCCTGCCGCTGCCGCTGATCGAATTGTTCGCGCTGGTCTACCTGCGCCTGATGGGTTTCATCCTGACGGCGCCCGTGTTCAGTTCCACCGAGATCCCGACCAAGATCCAGGCCGGACTGGGCTTCGGCCTGGCCCTGATTCTGACCATGGCGGTCAGCCAGGATCCGCAATCGTTGCCGGAGTTGGGGCTGTCGTTTTTCTTCGCCCTGGTGCGGGAATTTCTCTTGGGCATTATTTCGGGCTTTTTGATTTCCTGGGTGGTGGAAGGCGTCGTGATCGGCATGCAGATGGTCGGCTTCCAGATGGGTTTTTCCATCGTCAATACCATCGATCCGACGACCGGTTCGTCGATCAGCATCCTGGCCAGCTTCCAGGTGCGTCTGGCGTTGTTGGTTTTTCTGGTCGGCGGCATGTATCGCCATTTTCTGGAAGCGGTAGCCGCCAGTTACCGGATCGTTCCGATCGGCGCGGCGGTTTTCTCCCCGGGGCAGGGGCAGTCGATCATCGATACGGTCGGCCTGGCGCTGCGGATTTCGATCGTGTTGGCCGCGACGCCGATCGTTTCCCTGATGCTCGTCAAGATCGGGCTGGGCATCCTGGCGCGCACGGTGCCGCAGATGAACGTCTTTGTCGTCGGTTTCCCGTTGACGATCGGCGCCGGCTTGTTGGCCACGGCGGTGGTCATACCGCAGTTCATCATCGGCGTGGATCACCTGTTTGGCCAAAGCCTGGACCGGATGATTCTTTTTTGGCGCAGCGCGGCGCCTTGA